From Daucus carota subsp. sativus chromosome 6, DH1 v3.0, whole genome shotgun sequence:
ACTGGAATCTGCCGCTTACTCCTCTGACACCAACTCCATAACCTCTTCTGTTGATCCAAATTATCGAGCAGCATCAGAGTTGAAATATAGGCCAAATGTGGATTCCACAACATACTCGCATAGGAGAGAGAGCTTATATGGAAACAGTCCAGTTGGCGATGATAGCAGTTAACTTGTAAAATCATGTTCATCTTGTAAGGTACTACCAAGTTGGTCCATTTGagatttaattttcataaaacAGCTCACTGCAATTGTAAGTTTGTAATTGAGctttatgataaaaataatgataaatttgTTATACATTCTAGATACTGTAAATGAAAACCAGCGCAATATAACACTAAGATTTTCTTTATGGTTTTGCATTtattataatgtatatatttacTGTATGCATCATTCCCGTTATATCTTCAATTGAGCTTTCAGTAGTTCATTGTATGGCCTCTTGCTATTTCTGTTATTAcagttattattattactatgtTTGGCATCTACTTTATACATTTACAATATGTAGAAAGCATCTTTACATGCACCAGCTCTTCCATCTGGATGAGCTTAACTAGCGATCTGTCTGGATATGTCTAATCAACCGGAGAAGCAAATCTGTTGAAGAGATATGGAAACAACTGCATTTTATGCAGTTACTAGTTCTTTATGTTTATATCATCagaatgtttgtgtttgtgttttataGAAAATCTCCAGTGATTCGGGGAAAGGTTCTTTGAAATTACAAAACATCACTGAATCCAGCAATGAATTGATTGACACACAGTGGTGGTTCATAATCAGAACAATGCTGTGGGTTTATCCGGAAAATATTCAAGAAAATGGCTCATAATATACAGTGTTTGCAGGAAATTCTTGAGTGCAAATGCAAAGTGTTTTTGTTTTGATCTCGGAACTGATTCTGCCAAAACAATATGCAGCTATCCTACCACTGTGTAGTGTCATATACTCATTTCTCACCCCAACAACTGTCAATCCTACTTAATTTTCGTCCCTGAGCTGCAGCAGTACTTCAGTGACCCTTGAAATGGATGAAAGCTTCAACCTTCCGTTACTTAAAATATGTTCATGCAATAGCAGGTACTATAATAGATAATTTTATGTTcagtaaaaaaaatctgaacttCCTTCGGAACCTTAGTTTTACCGCAAATCAGCTGTAGTTACtcatgagattttaaaaaaaaatattaagaagtCAACAGTATTAGATAATGTATCGATTCCCAGTTGTCTGATTTATCAACAGAACAGAATGCAGACGATCTAAGGATTTGTTTAAGCAGTAGGTGAGTGGTCACTGGTCAGGATGAACTTTACTAGTTAAGTAAGCGGCCATATATATTTTCTACAGCTTCTTAATAGGACAATGTAAATAATTTAGTTCCTGTTAATTTTATCCGTTCGATTTTCATTTGTCCTTACCTTGAAAATTCTTTATATTTGCTTGTCATCTTATGATTCTATATATTTGACCAGTGACGTAACCAGAATCTCGAAAAATAATTGTTgaagaattaataaaaaatatttttgttattaatttattatctataaaaTCAATCACTAATTCAAAATTCATCAAGTTTCAAAGGTCAACATGGGAACTTGTATTAGTCTTCCCCTAGTACTCCTTTGCATATAGTTATCATCAACAACTTCTGCACCAATATCagatttcttttatttatagcTGCCATGATTTTCTTGGTTCTTGCCATCTTGCTGATTTTTGTGAGCTTGAAGTCTCTCTACTCGATTATATGGGTTCCATGGAGAATTCAGCAGTTCTTCAGAAAACAAGGTGTAAACGGCCCCAGCTACCGTCCATTCTATGGGAACATAGCAGAGATCATGCAAATGACTAAGGAAGCTCAATCAAAATCCATTCCCTTCACTCATGATATTGTGCACCGTGTGTGCCCAGATTATTACCAGTGGTCTGCCAAGTTTGGCAAGACTTTTTTGTGCTGGTTCGGGCTCAAGCCAAGACTGGCTTTGGCAGATCCAGAGATGATTAAAGATGTCTTGCCCAATTCAATCGATATGATTGATAGGCTTGACTACAATCCCTTGGCTAGGCTGCTCTTTGGCCAGGGACTTCCTGGCTTGACGGGTCACAAATGGACTGCTCATCGAAGGATAGCAACCCCAGCATTCAATATAGAAGAAGTGAAGGTTTGAGTTATTTGACTAGATTTAAATTGGTTGCACTAGATACAGATATATGGTTTTCTTTTGTTGTATTTGTACTTTATATCTAATAGTATTAGGAGGTACATCATAAAAGTTTATGCACCTACTTTTTTATATAGCATTTTGGTGTTAAACAGGCTTGGGTGCCAGAGATGGTGGCTAGTGTTTCAAAAATGCTAAAGATTTGGGAAGATAAAAGAGGAGAGAAGGATGAAGTGGAGATTGAAGTTTACAAAGAATTTCATAACTTGTCAGCTGAGATTTTATCAAAAACAGTTTTCGGGAGTAGTTTTGAAGAGGGGAAGCGCATATTTGAGTTGCAAGAACAACAAGTGACCCTTACGATGAAGGCTTTGCAGAGTGTCTATATTCCTGGATTCAGGTGATCCAAGATTCAGAAAAGTtgtttaattttcttatttacaAGTCTATATCTTGGATTTCAACTTGTCTTGAATGTTGTGATTACTCATGACTGTTAAATTCAATATACTCTAATGCCTGAATATTACCAAATCACATTGCATTCAGGTTCTTGCCTACTAAAATGAACAAATTAAGGTGGAGATTAGAGAAGGAAACTCGAGATGCAATCAGGGTGATTATTGAGAGAAACAGCAAAACAACTGACagttcaaataatttaataagccTATTAATGTCTGGTAGTAGTAACACGAAAGAACTTGGACCTGGGCTGGAGATTGAGGAGGTCATTGATGAGTGCAAGACATTCTATTTTGCTGGAAAAGAAACAACAGCGAATGCTGTTACTTGGGCAGTGCTCCTTCTAGCACAACATCAGGAATGGCAAAGCAAAGCCCGCGGGGAAGTTTTTCAAGTGTGCAAAGGCAATGAACTTCCAACTGAAGATAAGATGCACGAGTTCAAGATAGTAAGTTGATTCATTACTATTAGTCTCTGTGGCTTTCGAGCCTCAATAAATCATTAGTAATTGACATGACAAGCTGCAATTCAGTTTTTCAGTTTAATTATAAGTACACTAGTTAAACATGTTCAAAATGTAGTTTGTATACATCCTTAGTTTTGTTCAGTACTGGAAATCTGGAATCAGTTATAGCTAGATGCATCTTTGTGTGCTAGCGACTTCGTATATGGTAAACTATGTTGCTAGCAACTTTCGTCCATAGAGTTCTTTCTAgtaaaataaactatatttatgTTGTTTCTGATGTTGACAGATTAGTATGATACTGAAAGAAACACTTAGACTCTACAATCCAGTGAATCGTTTGTTGAGACGGAGCTTAAAAGAtgttaagattggcagcttgaACGTGCCAGCTGGAACAGAATTCTACGTGGCACTAGCAGATGTCCATCATGAAACAGAGATATGGGGACCAGATGCCAATGAGTTCAATCCTTCAAGGTTTGCAGAACCTCCAAGGCATTTGGGTTCATACTTTCCATTTGGCCTAGGATCCAAAAATTGTATTGGTCGAAATTTGGCATTGGTTGAGGCTAAAATCATCCTAGCTATGATCATTAAGCAGTTTTCCTTTGTGGTTTCACCATCATATGTTCATGCTCCAACGATGAGGCTCGCGTTGCAGCCTCAGTATGGTGCTCATATCCTTGTTAGGAGGATCAGTGATTATTAACTAATGATTATGTCCCGAACATAAATGTATACATAAGCAATCTATGTTTTCTTAAACCTTTTAGTTTCTCTTAATTTTTGTGTATGAGTTCTTCATGTAAAGACTGCAAGCCAAGTGACTAGCTCTGCACATGGAGTTCTTGAAAgacctttttttataaataataccaATATAATTTATACCAGGCCACTCCATTGTTTATAGACTCTAACTCTGTTGGAATGTGAAGACTAATTAGTGTATGTTTTATAAGACCCttattttctatatttaaagattattatttggatttaataaattgatatttttttaatttaataatcatattttagTCTAactaatccaaaaaaattgataataatacCGTATTATCAAAATCAAAAGGCTAATTGAACCTCAATATAAAATTCTGGATAATTTGCATAAAAAATTTCCTAAAAGAATGTTCTATAAACAAGTTTTCATAGGTTTgactatttattaataatattgaagcacaaatattatattttagataaaatattataatattacaaaaaagtaattataatattaaatccaACTTTcctaaaaaagatattcaattctGTGGTAGAAACGTTAATATCTAGAATTTACTATAAAACGAAATATAAATGACAAAACGCCTTCCTATAATCGGCAAGTGATAAAGAATACAAAATTCCCCAATTTGACTTGTGTGTATCTTCATcctttattttgtaattattaggGTTTGCTCTGAGCTCTTCCCTTTTTAATTCAACATAATTATCAGAGCTTTTGTATTTCAACATTTCATAGTTATGAAATTGAGTATCATGCGATACTAACGTTTGCATCACTTTACCAGAACACCATAATTCGATTCTTGTTATAAAGGTATGATTTTTATGTCACTCTTTACTGTAATTGACTCATATCTtgatatttatttctttttttactGTTTTGTTAATCATTCTTGTTATCAGTCTTGTTTACTGAtgatatatacatgtatgtatgtttTTGCATATAGTAAGGTTATGTATAGGTAATCTTTAACAAGCGCTGCTCAAATTCACGTAATTAGTCAGTTAGCTTACTGAATAGATGTGTGTCTCACGTATGAATTCGATAATATGTAGCTTCTTATAAATTATACAGCGACTCGGATATCAATTTGTAACAATATGTTTAGTAGATATATGATCAATTTATTTGTTGAAGATATATGGGAGAAATACCTTATCTATAAGCTCTACTCTACAATTCTGAATCCAATGGAAATAGTTGTATGATGATATTTTGGCATTATCTCGACATACACGTGGTTAGATCATCAGAAATTGTGACTCGGCATACTTATAGGCCGCACTAATAGAGAAGTTCTGTGTAGTGACCTTTAGAGACTCTTTTGTATATCAATAAGTTTCCCACTTTCGGAGATAAGTTAGTGTAGCTATTAATGTTAGTCCACACACTGATTATGCATTAGAGCATAAGGTTAcgattaataattattttgattattcccTTTTTGTACTAGTTGACTAAATAAGCACTTATGTTTTGGCGCTTTGTTCAGCCTTGTACTTTTATAAATGGATGGTAGGAGCGGAGTATCTTTTCCTCGCTCCATATATGTTGCTGTTATCTATGAAGACTCCGATGTTATATCCATGCTatgtaaatgtacttagtttttTTCGCATGAAATATTGCATTTCTTCAAATACTATATAAGTTTCTTTGTTTCAGTGCTGAACTTTAATGTCACTGAATGATAATGATATGTCTTCTAAATATTCGTCACTTTGGTCCAGTTATTTAATACATTGTAACTAGAGTTGATAATTCTGATGTGGAGAAACTGTCTCCTTGCCTTTCTTACTAAAAATAGCtaaatgaaatttaagaaaCGAAAAACGCTCGGTCAAACTTTAACAAACTGACGTTTGAGATCAGCCATTATGTGTTGAAGAAACTAAAAGGACATGAAGCAGGGGCAGAGGTATTGTGTGCCGAGGTACAGGCATGCACGTcatgtttatttttataaataatgtcatgacaaatatttaatttcttgCCTATGAATGTCCTGTTGCCTTTACtcttttagtatttaaaaaatGAAGAGAAGTATTTTCAGGGAAATAGGTTTCCTGTCGATAAGTACAATTTGGCTCACACTTTACTTTAACAGTATTGAAAATGGTGCTTTGTGATTTTTCACGGCTTCACCACCGCTAACAAGTTCTTACTTAGTGGTCTAATTTGAAGATTTACCTTCAACTTTCTACAACTGCAATTGTATATTTTGTTAACTTATTCTTCTTTCAAGTTTAAACCAGTGAACAGGGTTTCAGTTTGCTCATCTGTTGTGTGCCTTTTTGTATTTGCATTTCAGCATTCTACCTACCTTCATTTCGAGGCAAGCGGAGGTTCTTACTTTCTTGCTTGTACATAGATGTACTCCGAATCATGATATTATCCGTCAGATACTGTGTAAGCAGTTTTCTTTTCTCGGATACATCAGTGCAACTGACAGATCTTTGTGTAAGAGGCTAAGATGCCATTTACTTACCTATCTACACTGAGGGGTGCCATCAGGCAAGAagtcaaaaaattatttgtcGGGCGAGAAGTTGGTATCCAGGATTCTGTTGAATTCCGTATAGCCCTAGGAAACTTTTTTGGCAACTCTAGGCTGTTGCATTCTGTACCGAACCCATGTCTTCCTAACCTTAATGTGGTTTTAGAGCCTAGTCTTGTTGCTGCACAATCAAGTGTACATTTAGTGAACCgaagaaaaaatatttctttagtTGGAGCAATTTCTCGTACATTTTCTATTCCATCTATTTCTGGGCCCTCACTCCAGGTCTGTGGGTATCACGCAGATTGCCTGCTTATTGAGCCTAGTCAGTTGTCACTTGACAGTCACTTGCAGAAGACATCTATGGCCATTAGTAGTTCCATAGCTTTGCTTGCTGATTGTTCAGTAAATAGCATAACATCTCGGCAGGGGCATCTTCTACGGAAAACAAGTAATGCAGATACCACTTATCGCATTATATGTTTTGACAGTTGTAGAAAAGCTTGCATGAAACTGAAAAATAAAGAACCAAGTAATAGTTCTTTATATGGACTCTTATCATATCATGTGATAAAGAGGAGTGGGAATTCCTATCCAGCATTGGGGTTTGGCATGAGAAGTTTCCACATATCAGCACCTACTTTATTCTCTGCAGGGACTGCTCCTGACGTGTCCGTTGAAAACTCTGATCGTTTAGAGCAGACCACTAGTTCTGCTGATTCTTCTGAAAAGTATGAACCTCTCTTTGCTTgtcctttttcttgcatttattCTTCTTAAATCATGTGTATTGTGTATCAAGATTATGATATATAGTAGATGATTCCGACTAGCGGGATCCGTTCACTGTTACTGATGTGGCTAATCATGTGATGAAGATATAgaacaaataataaatactGACAGGTCAGGGGAGTAGATTTAATTAAATGAACTTCCTaccatttttaagattttttatttGCACAGAACACTTTTAATGTAACTTGTTATTGGCTATAGGAAAGCTACAGCGGGCAGATCATTGAAGCTGAATTCAGGGTCATGTTATCTTCCCCATCCTGATAAAGAAGAAACTGGTGGGGAAGATGCTCACTTTATATGCTCCGATGAACAAGCAATTGGTGTCGCAGATGGTGTTGGTGGCTGGGCTGATCTTGGTGTTAATGCAGGGCTTTATGCAAGAGAACTTATGTCACATTCAGTTGCCGCAATTCATGATGAACCTAAGGGTTCCATTGACCCATCTCGGGTGCTGGAGAAAGCATACTCAAGCACTAAAGCCAGAGGGTCTTCTACTGCTTGCATCATTGCTCTCACAGAACAGGTAATACCATTGCTAGTATCATGATTTAGTTTTTTATCTAATAATATGAACAAAATAGAAATCAACTTTGAAGGCATAAGCTTTGATTATTACAACATAATAATTGCTTATATAGCCTACATTTAAAGAATAAAAAAGGAAACACTCCTAATAAGTAAACCAATAAGATTGACGGACAAGGCAAAGTATTTTCAAAAACCATGATTTTAATTTCCTAATCTACTCGATTGCCTCAATTAATCAAGATAATATGGAACTCTCCCTAGTTATCAAATGATACCTATTTATCTAAGATAATATAAGATAAGATTGATGGGCAAGGCTAAGTATTTTCAAAAACCATGATTTTATTCCTAATTTACTCAAGTGCCTCAATTAATCAAGATAATGCGGAACTCTCCCTAGTTATCAAATGATGCCTATTTATCTAATATTATGTAAATGTTAACAATGATTAAATAGTTAACACTATCTCAAAAGTTATATTCTAAGTTGTTTAGGTCTTCTGGTTTAGTTTATTATAGGACATAGTATTATGTATTAACCAATCTAGCAACTGATGGAGTACATAGTCAGTCATTAAGCGATCATAAGTTATATACTAAGTTGTTTAGGACTTTTTATTTAGTTTATTATAGGACATAGTATTAAGTATTAACCAATCTAGCAACTGATTGAGTACATAGTCAGTCATTAAGCGTATCGTTGGAGTTATTTTCGTTTGGTGATATTCTTTGCATTGTTCTAGAATTAAGATTTATACTCTCTCAATTAAAGAAGCTAATTTATTTGAAGAGTGCATAGTTATTCCAAATACATGGGAAGtgtttaaaagaaaaattacaatatgttatatataatcttGAATtaggttattgtgttattttaATCTTCTCTCTAAACTCATCGGGATGGTTTCTGGTCCGCTTTAAACTATAGGATGGATTTGTATTTCTTTCGTGGTTGTGATTGTGCATCTTTCAAATGAATGTTGAAGCTTATTCTACTAGTTTGAGCAATTGAAAATGATATCCTCCCGTTAAAGTTGGAGTTGTGTTTATATGCAGGGTGTCCATGCCATTAATTTAGGTGATAGTGGTTTTATGGTTACAAGAGAGGGGTGCACCATTTTCCGGTCAACTGCGCAACaacatgattttaattttacgtATCAACTGGAGAATGGCAGTGATGGTGATTTGCCTAGCTCTGGTGAGGTTAGTTGATGCAACTCCAGTTTGTTATACCCTCTTTATTACTCGAACTCGAGTCTGAAGCCTGAAAGGAGTCCGTCATTTTTATAAGGACTTCATACCTTTGTTCACTTGATAACTATCAAATAGTATTATGAATCAACGTGAGTTAACTATATTGTGCAGGTGTCAACATTCCCTGTTGCTGCAGGAGATGTCATAGTTGCAGGTACAGATGGGCTATTTGATAATTTGTACAATAATGATATTACCTCTGTGGTTGTTCATGCCGTGAGAGCTGGTTTAGCTCCTCAAGTGACAGCTCAGAAGATAGCGGCATTGGCACGCCAAAGAGCAGAGGATAAGAACCGACAGACGCCATTTTCCACTGCAGCGCAAGAAGCTGGATTCCGCTACCATGGTGGAAAGCTCGACGACATCACTGTCGTTGTTTCATATATAACGAATGCTGATGCTGCCTAGCATCTTTTGCTCTCTCCCTTCCTGAGGAATCATTTCAAGCTTGACTTTCCAGAAATGAGTTCTGTATGTTTAGCCTAAATAAACTCTAGTCGGTTATTATTTTGATTGAATATGTATGATAACTTGTTTTATCAGGGTTACTTTTCTTGACTGAAAGATAAAGAATAGCTACTAAAGGGTATTAAATTTTTGTACAGTTTCTCgaagttatatatgtatatatggtgGATAAGCAGTTTCAATAAATTATTCTTCATATGCAGCAGACTGGTAGAGTGATATTTCATTCTCGGAGTACCAAGGTTAGTGCACTGTTGAGTAGTCTGAATTGTTAAAATGCAAGTCGGTAAAAATTATCTACGCGAATGTTTTCTATAAGTTGATTACTAATTAACTGTCAGAGTATGTGTATCGATTTTTatcttttcttcttctggtGGATGATTGTGTATTCAAGCATTTCAATTTTACGACTGATTAGTGCGGAACTGCGGCAGATGAATGCATCATTTGCCTTTAAAGTTTTaaacacaaaaaacaaaaaaaaaacaaaaatactccctctgcccctcatttatttacgttacttttcggcATGTTTTTCCATACTcgtttaaagtatagttccataatatattttttttaaaaaaaattcatttaaatttttattcaaaaaaaaaaaaatttagaaaaaagttatacaactatactttataggagactcaaaatgcgtgcaaacagtgaacgtaaacaccatgggacggagggagtacttttatGTTTCTTTAAGTTTATTTACGTGTACGGATGataaaaagtaattattctgttctttgtttattatttatataatatattaatacgGAAAAGCAATTATTCGGTACAGGTGTTTACCGGTGTCCGGtagtagtactccctccgtttctttattcttttcctatttgggatgtcggtactgttcataacatgagacaaattactaatttacatctaatctataaaactaaatatagtcatgagtgatcttgttagattcgtattcacgagtactttaatacggtgaaagatattaacgatcaaaagtgtgtgttggcaaacgtgaaaagtacaaacaagaaaagtatttagagacggagggagtatgtaataTGTATTAGAACGACAAGTCATGAGTTCGCTAAGGACGACCGACCACATGTAGAAATTTCAAATCATgtgtttctttcttttctcttaATTACTTTAAAAGAaagttaatatataaatttaactttCATAATTGGGAAAAAATAAAAGACAATAAGTAACATTAAGTATGCCATTATGCATACGGAATATTGtttaagatttatttttttgacaatgcaggcttttATGCCTTTCaacttagtatctgttctaataatcctcggggtgagccagattgttgttttatttaaatcagtATGCTAAACAATGCATTAAACATCCACTTATTCTAGACGGAGTTGAAATTCGAAACGCTTCGATTTTGTATTAAacgggtgattaaatatttttgaaaattaagcgcCGTCTAGGCAAAATCGGGATGTAATACTAAACGGGTGATCaagcatttttgaaaattaagcaaACTATTAAACAGATTAAGCGATCATTAAGCGGATTAAGTGATCATTAAACGAAATAAGCTGTCAAAATAATGTTgacttgttaatttttttataataattgaaaattaaaaattatatattttcttaagaatattataaatttaaatttttaccacatcacaattttaaatttaaatatattaatattataattaaatatttaaatatatattattaatctatTTACTTAGAAACGGTTACTATTTGCATTTTCCACGAGACTTATTTAAAACAAGAATACGATCACACCTTggtttttctaaatatataataaataaattatttttaataattttatatattatattaaataataattccaACCATTATCTCTATTTTGTATTCTTTATtatcattataatattaattgaatacaaattttattagtGTGAGATAATGTAAAAAGGCaggaaaaagtgtaaaaattaCGAGAAATagataaattatcattaaaataaaataaagaatggCCGACCATTTTTATTTAGCATTTTAAACAGTGTTTCAATGATTTctaaatatagaaaaaataattaaaaaaataagaaaatgtaGGAAGAATGTGCAAAAGACGGAGGTTGAATATTTAGTAGAGTCCATGCATTCAAAACTTTACCATAAAAATCCAATAATCCAACATCAATTTAACAATCAGTTCCTCGAACTAAAGATCTCATCTTCACTCATAGTCATAGCtaactttcatcatcctcactcatataaaaatatttatttcattattttcattAGATTCATTTCTCTTTTCGAAATCATCTCGAACCAGATATCTGTACTCATGATAGATATCTTGGAATATGACAATATAAAATGATACCCTAATTATTGTAAACATTAATTTTAAAGCACAGACTTGGTagaaatcttttgaaaaataattgaaCCCtgcatttaaataatataaaagagAAACAGGACAGGTAACAGAGTACTGGAGATAGAAGGTGGTGGGGGACTAATGTCAGTTCTGCCTTTAATTGCTTCCACAAATTGAACACCCCCTCTTTTTCTCTCCTCTATCTTTATTTTTCTTGCCTCAAAATTAAATCCCTGATTCAATATAAATGTATTAGCTTTTCTTTTAACAAGAATTGATATTGGCCTATTTATTATACCAAGAATGAagaatcacacacacacacctagCCCATAGGCTAATATACCTACacagttttgttttgttttaccAGGTgattcttttcttttctccttTTAGTAAGGTGGGTTTGCTGCATTTTCTTTTCAGACCAGGATTTTCATTTTGGGCCATGCTTAAATCTCTTCTACTCTGTAAGTGATCACTTTCTGCTTGTTTTTCACTACTTTTTGTCTT
This genomic window contains:
- the LOC108224788 gene encoding cytochrome P450 734A1-like; translated protein: MIFLVLAILLIFVSLKSLYSIIWVPWRIQQFFRKQGVNGPSYRPFYGNIAEIMQMTKEAQSKSIPFTHDIVHRVCPDYYQWSAKFGKTFLCWFGLKPRLALADPEMIKDVLPNSIDMIDRLDYNPLARLLFGQGLPGLTGHKWTAHRRIATPAFNIEEVKAWVPEMVASVSKMLKIWEDKRGEKDEVEIEVYKEFHNLSAEILSKTVFGSSFEEGKRIFELQEQQVTLTMKALQSVYIPGFRFLPTKMNKLRWRLEKETRDAIRVIIERNSKTTDSSNNLISLLMSGSSNTKELGPGLEIEEVIDECKTFYFAGKETTANAVTWAVLLLAQHQEWQSKARGEVFQVCKGNELPTEDKMHEFKIISMILKETLRLYNPVNRLLRRSLKDVKIGSLNVPAGTEFYVALADVHHETEIWGPDANEFNPSRFAEPPRHLGSYFPFGLGSKNCIGRNLALVEAKIILAMIIKQFSFVVSPSYVHAPTMRLALQPQYGAHILVRRISDY
- the LOC108192952 gene encoding probable protein phosphatase 2C 55; its protein translation is MPFTYLSTLRGAIRQEVKKLFVGREVGIQDSVEFRIALGNFFGNSRLLHSVPNPCLPNLNVVLEPSLVAAQSSVHLVNRRKNISLVGAISRTFSIPSISGPSLQVCGYHADCLLIEPSQLSLDSHLQKTSMAISSSIALLADCSVNSITSRQGHLLRKTSNADTTYRIICFDSCRKACMKLKNKEPSNSSLYGLLSYHVIKRSGNSYPALGFGMRSFHISAPTLFSAGTAPDVSVENSDRLEQTTSSADSSEKKATAGRSLKLNSGSCYLPHPDKEETGGEDAHFICSDEQAIGVADGVGGWADLGVNAGLYARELMSHSVAAIHDEPKGSIDPSRVLEKAYSSTKARGSSTACIIALTEQGVHAINLGDSGFMVTREGCTIFRSTAQQHDFNFTYQLENGSDGDLPSSGEVSTFPVAAGDVIVAGTDGLFDNLYNNDITSVVVHAVRAGLAPQVTAQKIAALARQRAEDKNRQTPFSTAAQEAGFRYHGGKLDDITVVVSYITNADAA